The genomic window TTTTAGCAATCTTGATCCCTTCCGGAAGTTTTCTATGGATTACAATGGTTTTTCTGTCTACCGTCCTGTTAAGCCCGCCATTCATAGCCAGAGCTTCGGTAATGGTGAGTGTATTTTTATGGGCAACTTTCTCTCCCGTTACTCCTGTAGTTTCTACATCTCCAAGAATGTAATATGTAATCCCGTCTGTATTGAGTCGGACTTCAGATTTCCCGTCCTGAAAATTTTCATTTACTTTTTCTTGAATTTCCTGGGTAACATCTTCAATTGTCCTTCCTTCCGCTTTTATATACCCTATTCCGAAAACGTTGATATCTCCTTTTGAATCTACTTTAAGTCCGTTAAAATAAAAATTCAGATTACCACCAGTTCTTCCGGCATTGCCGCTTATGTTGGTCATTGCATTATTTACAACCTGTCCCGAATTGGTTCCACCCGACGTATTGTAAGTAGAGTAAAACTGGGCAGCATCTCCTTTGGGAGTTGTGACAATATTGAGATTAAGGATGTCGTTTTTTGTAATTCTATATACCGGAATATTGTATGGAACAAGCCCTTCTTCATTAATGACCAAACTCTCATTTGGCTGCAGATATCGTACTTCTTTTGTTGTGATACAAGAAGTCATTACCAGGGATAGTAACAAAAGGAATAAATTTTTATAATTCTTCATCAGATTTAAGTTGTTTGCAAAAATAAAAATTAAAACTATTTCTTTTTATTATTTCTTAAATAGAATATAAGATTTGGTAAATATGCACCAATAAACCCTAACGACAAAACAATTACCAACAAAAGGTTCACATTTATATGTCTCAAGAAATTAGCTATAACTATTATAAGAAGATAATACGAAATAATATAAAAAGTAGATCTTCTGTGTGTAAGACCTAGCTGGATAAGCTTGTGATGGATATGGTTCTTATCCGCTTTGAATAAAGACTTCCCATGAACCAACCTTATAATCATCACGTTCAAAGTATCTACAATCGGTAAAATAAGGATGGCAACAGCAATAGCAGGAGCTGCAGGTAAATGATAACGGGGAACAAGCGGATCCGACTTGTCGATAAAAATATCAATAAAACAAACACTGGTAAAAGCAAGCAGAAATCCCAGCAACATCGATCCCGTATCCCCCATAAATATTTTACTGGCTCTGTAATTCGACAAATTATAATATAAAAATGCCAAAACAGACCCTACAATTACAGCGGAAAAGACCACTAAAGGATAATTATATTCCCCCAAACGGTAATAGCTGATTCCGAAAAGCGCACTGCATATCAAAGAATAGCCTCCTGCTAATCCGTCAATCCCGTCTATGAGATTGAATGCATTAATCAGTACGATAAAAGTCAGAATACTGAATACAACACTCACATAATAATTAATTTCATAGACTCCGCATATCCCGAAAAGGCTCCGGATCCTGATGTCTGAACCTATTACGACCAGTGATGAAACCACAATCTGTGCAATAAGTTTCTTATAAGCCCTCATCACCACAATATCATCCATTATCCCTACATAAAGCAGGATAACCAACGACGCAAATAAAAATTTATAGAGCTCAAAAAGTTCGTACGCAAAAATAGATGCACATACTCCGATAGAATAAAAAATAGCAGCACCCCCAAGATTCGGAATTTTTCTCAGGTGAGAACTTCTAACTCCCGGTTCATCCATTAAATTTTTTCTCCTGGAAATTTTTATGATGGTAGGGACGGAAAAAAGTGTGATTAAAAAAGAAAACAAGAAACCTAATCCTATTTTTATGTAAAAAATAGAAATACCTTTTCCTACTAAGAACAGCTCAAAACTCTGCATCCTTTATTGTTCAGGCCTTTTTTAAAGTATTTTTGAGAACTTGATCGGATTAATACCTTCAGGCTCTTTTCAATTACTTCTACCTACATTTGTGTTTATATTAATTTCCTTATCAGTTTTTTCTGACCGACAAAAAAAAGCAGATAATAAATTTTCTTCCTTACAGACAAAGATAAAATATAATTCTTATCAAAACGACTGTAAGTCAATATATCTTTAATTTTAACGTTCTTTTTTTTCCTGAAAACATCAAGCTTAGCACTCATTTCGTAAAATAATGTTTCATCTTTCACATATGCCAAGTACGCTAAAAAGGTATAAATTCCTTCTAAAATCTGAAAATTTTTAAGCTCTTTCCGTTTGTGAGAATACACAGACTCTTCAAAAGCCAGCTCCACATCTTCAACTGCCTGAAGAATATCCAGTCCTTTTTCATTATGCGTTTTCGAAATGGAATCTTCACGTTCCAGATACTGGTAATGGAAATTCTGGGTTTGGGCAATCGTTTTACATTCTAAAAGCAACTGCGGAATCAGCTGAATATCTTCAAAAGAAATTCCTTTTTTAAACCTTTTGGTCGCAAAAAGTTCTTTTTTAAATAATTTATTGCAGGCAAAATAACTGATATCCGAAAACACTGAAAAATGTGTTTCTAGATCTATCTTTTCAGGCATATTGGGAATCTGCGTCAGCTTTTGAAGAATATCTCCCTTCTCATCCACTTTCTGAATATTACAGATTACCATTTCAGCTTCGTGCTTTTCTGCAAGGCAAAGCATTTCCTCAAACATGCTTTCAGAAATAGAATCGTCACTATCCACAAAGCCGATATAGTCTCCGGTAGCATTGTCAATCCCAACATTACGTGCATCGCTTAACCCTCCGTTCGTTTTATGAAAAGCTTTGATTTTATCCGGAAATTTTTCTGAAAAGTCGTTAATAATTCTCCCGGAACCATCTTCGCTCCCGTCATTCACCACCAGAATCTCAATATTTTGATAAGTCTGGTTTATCAAAGAATGAAGACATTTTGCCAAATATTTTTCGACATTATAAACCGGGACAATGATAGAAACTTTTGAGGGAACGCTTCTCATACCTTACATTTTCGTCAGCCGTGTATTCAGCCAGCCTTTTTTGGCTTCATCGAAATCTTTCCTTGAACAGGGAATACAGTTTTCTATATTTTCATCTTCACCAAAGTACCAAAGATTACTGAAAGTATCACGTTTGAAAGCATATTGCCTGTCATCCACCAATACATAAAACACTTCGTAATGCCTTTCTTTAGGATGAGATTTCTGAATATTAATTCCTTCAATCAGATACCAGATCATCTGGGCAAGAAGCTGATGATTCAATTGATTTTCGGAATAAATATTATAATTAAAAATACCTACGGATTTCAGGTTTTCGCTTAAGCCTATTTCTTTCATATACGCGCAGATTTCTCTTCGGTTCAACCCGTTGACCTGCGGATTCATAGAAAAAGGCTCGCTAAAACTTTCGATGGCATCACAATTTACCGTCACCAGATCTGCTTTTCTGAAGAAAGGCTCAGTTTTTTCCGTAGAATTCATCATTTCCGCCAAACGGATGATATCAAACTCAACTTCTTTGATCAGTCTTACAGAATCCACTTCATTCAGATGCTTTTGATAGCCTAAATGATGATAATTTTTAATGGAAAAATTTTTAGCTCCGAACATTTTACTTAAAAAAGTATGTTCGTTGATCATTTCTCCTTGCTTCAAGGAGATAATATTGCTTATTTGAGTATAATTAATGCTTTTCGTATGGAAATTTAACGCCGAAAAAAGCGAAAAAGCAAAGTCATTAGAACCACCTACAATAACAGGAATTGCTCTTTTATAATGACAAGCCGACAAAACTTCCTGTAAAATATAATGAGAATCCTGAACTGATTTTCCGGAAACCAAATCTCCCAGATCCACAACAGGAATTTCAAAATCCAGCTGTGACAATTTGTAAAATTCTTTTCTGATTCCTGTAAAATCCTGTACTTCCGCATCTCCATTTGCTCCTCTGTAATCCGAAACAAACAGGATAACAATACTGTCTTCTTTTATTTCTTTCGTGATACGGTTTCCGATTTGCCAGCTTTCAGTTTTGAAATTTCTTGGTGAAATGATAAAGTCTTCGAAGTCCATGTATAGTCCGCATTATTTTCACAAACTTACAAAAAACCTCATCAACTTGAAATCTTGTCACCTTTTTATTGATAAAAAACAGTATTGATCTGAAACTATCAACAATAATGTAAATCTTGAGTTCCTCATACTTAAATAAAAAAGCACAGATTAAAAATCCATGCTTTTAAAATTTATTTCTTTTTAGCAACTGCTTTCTTTGCCGTTGCTTCCTTTTTAGTCGTTGCTTTCTTCGCAGCCGGTTTCTTTTTCTCAGCAAAGGCTTTCGGATCCTGATCGGTAATCCATTTTTTAACCTCATCTAAGGAAAGTTCTTTCAATTCATCTGCTTCATATTTCGTATCATCTGCTTTCTTCGGAATTTTAAACATAGCTTTTCCGAATTTGATAAAAGGCCCCCATCTTCCGTTTTCAATGGAGATTTTTTCTTTTTCCCATTGCTGGATATATCTGTTCGCTTCTTTTTCCAGCTTGGCATCAATCAATTCGTTAATATCGCTTTGAGAAAGGTTTTCAAAATCGTATCTCTTCGGAACATTCACGAAAATGCTTTGATATTTGATAAAAGGTCCGAATCTTCCCGTTCCTTTTGTTACAGGCTCTCCTTTATACGTTGCAATCGGTGCGTCTGCAATTTTCTTTTCGTTGATAATTTCTTCGGCACGTTTCTGATCTACCGAAAGCGGATCTTCCCCTTTTGGAATGCTGATGTACGTTTCGCCCCATTTTACATAAGGTCCGAATCTTCCGACACCAACTGAAACCGATTGTCCGTCCACTTCATTTAAATCAAACGGAAGCTTGAACAATTCCAATGCTTCTTCAAAAGTGATCGTTGCAATATTCTGACCCGCCATTAATGATGCGAAAACCGGTTTTTCTTCATCATCCGTTTCCCCAATTTGGATCATCGCTCCGAATCTTCCGATTCTTGCATGAACGTTTTTACCGGTTTTAGGATCAACTCCTAAAAGTCTGTCTCCCGTTGCTCTTTCTGCATGTTCTTCTACCTCTTCAATTCTCGGGTGGAATTTTGAGTAGAAACCCGTCATCATTTCTTTCCATTTCTGATCCCCGTTTGCAATTTCGTCGAAACTTTCTTCGACTCTTGCCGTGAAACCGTAATCCAGGATTTCTTTGAAATTATCTGTTAAGAAATCGCTTACCACTTCACCTGTATCCGTAGGAACAAATTTATTTTTATCTCCTCCGAATTTCTCGTCAAGGACTTCTTTTTTAATTTTATCTTTTACCAAAGACATTTTCACCACTTCTCTCGTCTGCGGATCGATCTCCCTTTTATCAACATATTCACGGTTCTGAATGGTCTGAATAGTTGGTGCGTACGTTGACGGACGACCGATTCCCAATTCTTCCAGTTTTCTCACCAAACCTGCTTCCGTATATCTGGCACTTGGTCTTGTGAATTTTTCTGTTGCCGTGATTTTTTTATAGCTTAAAACCTCTCCAACAGTCACTTTCGGAAGTAATTTATCGTTGTTCTCTTCATCATCGTCTTCTGTTTTTACGATTCCGTAAGCTTTTAGGAAACCATCAAAAATGATCACTTCCCCTTGTGCTTCAAAATGCTGAGAAAGTTTTGCATTACCAATTTCAATAATTGTTTTCTCAATTTTAGCATTGGCCATCTGAGATGCTAAAGTTCTTCTATAAATTAATTGATATAATCTGTTTAATTGAGCATCACCAATGCTTGTTACCGCAAAATCCGTCGGACGGATCGCTTCGTGAGCTTCCTGTGCCGATGCAGATTTCGTTGTATAATTTCTTGGTGAAGAATATTCTGCTCCGTATTCTGAAGTAATTTGTTTTTTTGCTCCTTCGATGGCTTCCTGAGACAGGTTTACCGAGTCCGTTCTCATATAGGTAATGTATCCTTCTTCATACAGTCTTTGCGCAAGACGCATCGTATTGGTCACATTATATCCTAATCTTGAAGAAGCTTCCTGCTGTAAAGTCGAAGTTGTAAACGGTGCAGATGCAGAACGTGTCCCCGGTTTTGTTTCAACATTTAAAACTTTGAATTCGGCAGTTTTTGCTAATTCTAAGAATTTTTCCGCCTCTTCTTCTTTTTCGAAGTCTTTTTTAAGTTTTGCAGCAATTTCCTGCTCCGTTTTATTTAAGAAAATACCGTCAAGCTTGAAACTTGCTTTTGGAGTGAACTCACGGATTTCTTTTTCTCTTTCCACAATCAATCTCACCGCAACCGACTGTACTCTTCCTGCCGACAATCCCGGTTTTACCTTTTTCCAGAGAACCGGGGACATTTCAAAACCAACAATTCTATCCAAGACTCTTCTTGCCTGCTGAGCATTGACTAAGTTTTGATCTATATCCCTAGGATTTTCGATTGATTTTAGAATGGCATTTTTAGTAATTTCATGGAAAACAATTCTTTTTCTGTTTTCCGGTTTCAGTTTCAGTTCTTCCGCCAAGTGCCATGCAATAGCCTCTCCTTCGCGGTCTTCATCGGAAGCCAGCCAAACCATTTCGGCTTTTTTCACAGCGGCTTTCAATTCTGTTACCAATTTCTTTTTATCTGCGGAAACTTCGTAATCGGGAGTAAAGGTTCCAAGATCAATCCCCATTCCTTTTTTAGGTAAATCCCGGATATGACCGAAACTTGATTTCACTTCGAAATCCTTACCTAAATATTTCTGAATAGTTTTTGCTTTTGCCGGTGACTCGACGATTACTAAATTTTTCGACATTCTAAAAATTTTTTGCAAAAGTAAAGCTTTTTTATTATATCGGTCTGCTTAGAGCATTTTATTTAATAATTCGAGAGGAGCAATGCAGGTTCTATACAGGAATCCTTCGAATGTAAAACCTCTTCCTGACATTTCAACACGATAGATCAATGAAAAAACGATAATCAGCAGGGTAATGTAAAACTTCTTATTTATAACGATTGTTTCTGAAGCGTATGCAGAATCGGTTTTCTTTAAAAACAGTGTAAAAAGAATAATTACAAAAATCATATGAATATACATCCATCTTCCCCAATCGATAGCGAGGTAAAAAAGAGGTAAAGTGAAAAGAAAAGCACCTGTTAACAAAATAGACAATATCTTTCGTTGTTTTAGATATTTTAAATAAAATACCAGATGAAAAATGCTAATTCCCAAGCTTAGAAAATACCATTTATATTCATTAAAATGTGCTGAAATATATTGCCTTTCATTTATATGCCAAAAAAAGATGCCTTTGGTAAAAATGACTCCTCTATCTTTTAAAATGCTTAATGACTGCCCTTCATTGATTTCTCCTCCAAAGAGCATGAGCAAAACAGCCGGAACAAAAACGGCAAGAATATATTTCAAATATCTTACAGGTTCTATTTTTTTTGTTTTCAGATATAAGGCTATCAAAAAATACGGAATGAAAAACAAGGTAACTTCATGAAACAATGTAGCTACAAAAAGAGCAATACAAAATATCCATTCTCGTTTTCTGGTGAGTCTTTCATGATCTATTAAATAGATAAAAACAGTAAATAAAAGGAAAATAATAAATTCCTTTTTTCCTACATAGTCCACACAGTTAAACAACCCAACAAAACCTACCGAAGACAATAAAAGGGAAAGATACAGCAAGGTGGTTTCCTTGTATTGTATCAGTTTAAAGTAATAATAAAAAAACAATGAGATAATAACTACCTGAAAGGAATATACTAAAACATTCAGCTTTAGCCCAGTAATATCCTGCAAAAGAAAAAAGAAACTTCCGGACAAGCCTCTTCTTTTAAATCCTCCGTCCTGATAATTCACCAGCCAGTCTCCCAAAATATATCCATCGGAACGAATGTTATGCAGAAAAGTAAAAGCCAACGTATACACCATCGTTGCAACAACAAGAAAATAAATAAAAATTTTAGTATTGAAATGTGATACGATTTTTTCCAGCTTTATCATGATTCTACATGCTATGGGTATTTCCACAAAAAAAAGAAACATATAGAATTTTATTTTCTAACATACATTCCTATCAATCAAAAGTATGAATTTAAAAACATTTTAATACTATATGTTTCTCTCTAAATAGATCAGACGCTAAACTATCTTTTAATAATCTTCGTTATCGTTTCATCATTATTAATTTTAACTAAATAAACACCAACGGAAAGACCAGAAACATCTGCCTGGTTATTTTTGAACTGACCAGACAAAACCAGCTGTCCCGCCGCGTTATATATTTGAAACTGATACAACTTACCTGCAACTCCCTTTATATTTAAAACATTATGAACAGGATTAGGATATAAGACAGGTTTATAATCTTGTATATCTACATCTGTTGTTGCTAAACTCGGAGGATTACTCAGCCCTGCAGTGACCGGATCTTTAGGAATCACGCCTAATTCCTCTCCATTCTGGTCATATTTTACTTTCACGCATCTGCAATTCATACCAAAATAAGGATCATTATTATCATGGAAAGCAATCATACGGTTAGCACTTGATGCGGCATCAAAAAGAATATTAACCGCTCTCCCAATATAGTTGGAATTAAGCACACCAGACCATATTCCCGGATATTGAAAATTGTTTACATTGAATGTTCCCTGAGCTGTTTGATTTCCCATTACGCTTCTGAAACCTCTGGATCCTGAATTCGGATAATTACCAACCAGATAATTAGTATTACTGTACATATAACCTATGGTGGTAGAGGTACTGTTTCGAACCCTGGTTCCCAAATAATCATTCATCACACTATAACTTGTCGCCACATTTTTATCTTTTTTGTACCATGGAGAAATACCAAAATCTCTATTGCTTATTATCGCAACCCCTGTGAAATCCGGAATCCTCCATCCTTCAGGACAAGGATCAAAAGGAGATTTTTCACCACCTCTGCCCCATCTGTCTGCGGCAAGATTAGGTTCTGTTGCCAACCAGTCTGTTCCGTTTGTGTAGTTTGGTACTGATGAGTTAAAAGGCGCAAAATTACTCGGAATCATATACACCAAAGGATGTCCTACAGAATAAGAAAGTACTTTTGCAATCTTTTGAGAAGGCCTGTCAGTCGGTAAAACATTAGCATTCGATGCATCCGAATACGTATTGTAAGGTACAATATAATTACCGGCAAGGTCATTATAAACCGCAGGAGTAAGTGTAGTATAAGCCACACTTCCGTTGCTTGCAACATTTCCTAAAAACACATTATAACCAGATCTGTTATCCGCATTTTGAAACGAAGGAATCGGGTCTTTCCTCCCCCATTGATACTGAAGTCCCGTTGACGCTCTGATTTTTGCAAGTTCGGCTGTCGTTGGGGTCAGAGGATCCACAACCTGAGGGAAAGCTTCAGTTGCTCCCAGGTTTCTATCCATAAACTCTGTTTTCAGAATATCCCCTTTAGCAACATAGTTCACATAGTTACTTGCTGTAGCATCCGGCAATTCAGTAGCATAATTATAGCTACTTACCGCCGTGTCTGTTACCCAGATATGCCATGACCAGTAAACCGGATTGGTGATACTTCCGTTATGCAGTGTTACAACCGCATTACCACTCTGGTTAGGATTAATTGTAACAACAATTTTCGAATTACTCAATCCGGCAACGGATCCAGGAGAAGGATTCGTTATGCTTACCGTATTAATCAACGAGGTATTGGTTGACCAAAGAACATTTGCCTTTAAATTATTAAAACTCGTAGCATTCAAAATAGTTTCATTCCCCAGCAACTGGCTTTGTACAGAGAAAGCCTTACTCACAGGGATTTCAATAGCAGATGAAGAAGCAGCCTTTACGATTTGATATGCATTCGGGTTATTTAAACCTTCTCTATATTCTACAGCTGCACTGAAATACTCAGTCGGAAAATCATAATCATCAATTACATACAGAGGGTCTTTTATACATCTGCAAGCATTGGCATCTGATGTTTTTACAGCAGACATCGGTTTATACCAATACCTTCCTTTAATATTGGGCTTAGAAGGATCCGGAATATCGTTCTGGTATAAATCCGGAACCATAAAAAGTGATCTCGCACTTACAGCCGGAGTCGTATCGAAATGCCTCACCATTGTTGCCGTCCATAATCCTACCTGATGTTGATCAGTATACTGTCCTCCCTGTGAATCTACCGCCAATTGACCAGTTCCAGGGAAAATCCCCATATTAAACCCTCCTACATTAGAAAAATCAAAACCTAAATTGGGATATACTTTTACCCCTTGTAAAAATGACGGAACATTCACATCACTAGGCTTGATAATATGATAACCGTTTGATTCGAATGTATTTTTCCCTAGTCCGGTTCGTACTCCAAAAGGAGAAAAATCTACACGAATGTCATCCACGTAAGATGCCGAAGCTAAATTTGCCGATAACATTGAAGGAATTCTCCATCCGTTCGGACAAGGGTCAAATGATGATTTATCCCTATATATCGCTGCATTATCTGGATTATTATAATCTGCTATTATTTTCCCTTCAGAATTATCAGACCACAAATTAAGTTCAGGCAATTTATTATCGGTGATCGTGGAAGATTTTCCAAACCAATTCACCATTAAGTTCGTATTGTTATTGTAATAGGCAGGTCCGGAATTATCATCTTTATTTACATAAATTAAACTTAACGGATTTTTTACTGAAAGCTGAATATTATTATTTACCGTAGCATTTGAAAACAAAACAAACTGTCGGAGGTTGTCAAAATTCGTAGCATTATTAAAATTTTTCGATCCTCGATGCCTGACTCTGCCTATCGAACCCGAAACTTCATAAAAATCACCCCCTTTCATTACCAAAGGAGGAATAGGATCTTTTCTTCCCCATTGATAAAGCAAGCCTCCGTTTCTATTCCATTCGGTTCCCGTCATAGAACTGCTTATTGCCCCTAAATTGCGATCCATCCATTTCCATTCCGAATCGGGAATTACTTCCACTGTTCCGTCATTTCTTTTTCTTTTAATCCCGGGAAAACTTTTGTATGATGATCCGTTACTCGGATCTTCTGTAACCCAAACATGCCATGACCAAAAGATCTCCCCGTTTATTCTAAATGCAACAACAGCATTCCCTTCTCTTGATTTATTGATCGGAATCTTGATTTTTGCATCTTCTCCCGATCCGACGATTTCCAGACTGTAATTGATGTTTGCCTTTATCAGGCCATGAACATCTTCCCATAAAACATCTGCTGTCACCGTACCGGAAGGCAATCCGGATGCTCCTAAGAATCCATTGGTCTGCCAAACGGCATAGGCTTTCTTTACAGGAATATAAATACCTTCATAAGAAGATTGAGGATCAAAAACATAGCTATTAGGTGCTTTCGTCCAATCCTTCAATAAGGTTTTAAAATATTGATTTTTTTGTTGTTTTGATTTTTCCGTTTCCTCCCTAAATTCTTTTGAAATTCCAACCTTTAAAGAATCATTTTTTGCATTAGAAAAATACAGAACAGGTAGTAAAAACAATACATGCAGAGATTTTCTCAAACTTATTATTCTCCCAGAAGTGAATTTTAAAAAACCATATACCATAAACGATAAAAATTATTAATAATTAAAAATTAACACACTTAAATTATATAAACAATAAGCATATTTACTTACTAATAAATTATTCGTCATTTTTGTGCCAATGCAAAAATATAATAATATTACACAGAAACAATTAATTTTAGATTAATTTTCATTCAATTAGATAAAACAAAAAAAGCGATACATTCCGTATCGCCCTATTTAAAGTAAAAATCTTAGTTTTATGGTAAAAGATGATTTTTATACGACTCAATTGTAAATCTGCCGTTCACAATATTTTTAAAGCTTGAGAAAACAATAAAGTTGAACATCACTAAAGCAATGATAAAAGTATAAATCGTTTTCTTCGTATTCTCAGAAGCTACATACATCGCATTCGGAATGATGATATACGAAAACCCAATAAACGCACCCGCCAAACGAGAAGAAAAAATAGGGTTGTTTCTAAAAATAAAGTAAAAACAGATCCCGACAACCGCATAGTTTCTATGATATTCGTAGTACGGAAATTTCTTTTTCATTTCAGTATCAAAGAAGAAAAGGAAAAACGTAAGAATAATCATCATCACTTCCGGAATCCCGAATCCGCCGTTCAGCCTTTGCACCGATTCATCAATATATCCGTTAAAGCCTTCCACCAATTCACTTTGAGAGGCAATACTCGTTAAAAAATCCCCGAAAACACGATACACCTCGAAAGGAGAAAGGATTACTGAAATAATAATAAGGATTAGCATCCAGGTTTTATTCAAAGGAACACGAACCAACCAG from Chryseobacterium camelliae includes these protein-coding regions:
- a CDS encoding polysaccharide biosynthesis/export family protein; this encodes MKNYKNLFLLLLSLVMTSCITTKEVRYLQPNESLVINEEGLVPYNIPVYRITKNDILNLNIVTTPKGDAAQFYSTYNTSGGTNSGQVVNNAMTNISGNAGRTGGNLNFYFNGLKVDSKGDINVFGIGYIKAEGRTIEDVTQEIQEKVNENFQDGKSEVRLNTDGITYYILGDVETTGVTGEKVAHKNTLTITEALAMNGGLNRTVDRKTIVIHRKLPEGIKIAKIDLTREDVMNSPYYYVQNGDEIYLNTRAKSLNGFGKDPVQTLTTGVSLLTTALSIYLLIKTL
- a CDS encoding T9SS type A sorting domain-containing protein, with product MRKSLHVLFLLPVLYFSNAKNDSLKVGISKEFREETEKSKQQKNQYFKTLLKDWTKAPNSYVFDPQSSYEGIYIPVKKAYAVWQTNGFLGASGLPSGTVTADVLWEDVHGLIKANINYSLEIVGSGEDAKIKIPINKSREGNAVVAFRINGEIFWSWHVWVTEDPSNGSSYKSFPGIKRKRNDGTVEVIPDSEWKWMDRNLGAISSSMTGTEWNRNGGLLYQWGRKDPIPPLVMKGGDFYEVSGSIGRVRHRGSKNFNNATNFDNLRQFVLFSNATVNNNIQLSVKNPLSLIYVNKDDNSGPAYYNNNTNLMVNWFGKSSTITDNKLPELNLWSDNSEGKIIADYNNPDNAAIYRDKSSFDPCPNGWRIPSMLSANLASASYVDDIRVDFSPFGVRTGLGKNTFESNGYHIIKPSDVNVPSFLQGVKVYPNLGFDFSNVGGFNMGIFPGTGQLAVDSQGGQYTDQHQVGLWTATMVRHFDTTPAVSARSLFMVPDLYQNDIPDPSKPNIKGRYWYKPMSAVKTSDANACRCIKDPLYVIDDYDFPTEYFSAAVEYREGLNNPNAYQIVKAASSSAIEIPVSKAFSVQSQLLGNETILNATSFNNLKANVLWSTNTSLINTVSITNPSPGSVAGLSNSKIVVTINPNQSGNAVVTLHNGSITNPVYWSWHIWVTDTAVSSYNYATELPDATASNYVNYVAKGDILKTEFMDRNLGATEAFPQVVDPLTPTTAELAKIRASTGLQYQWGRKDPIPSFQNADNRSGYNVFLGNVASNGSVAYTTLTPAVYNDLAGNYIVPYNTYSDASNANVLPTDRPSQKIAKVLSYSVGHPLVYMIPSNFAPFNSSVPNYTNGTDWLATEPNLAADRWGRGGEKSPFDPCPEGWRIPDFTGVAIISNRDFGISPWYKKDKNVATSYSVMNDYLGTRVRNSTSTTIGYMYSNTNYLVGNYPNSGSRGFRSVMGNQTAQGTFNVNNFQYPGIWSGVLNSNYIGRAVNILFDAASSANRMIAFHDNNDPYFGMNCRCVKVKYDQNGEELGVIPKDPVTAGLSNPPSLATTDVDIQDYKPVLYPNPVHNVLNIKGVAGKLYQFQIYNAAGQLVLSGQFKNNQADVSGLSVGVYLVKINNDETITKIIKR
- a CDS encoding glycosyltransferase family 2 protein, which translates into the protein MRSVPSKVSIIVPVYNVEKYLAKCLHSLINQTYQNIEILVVNDGSEDGSGRIINDFSEKFPDKIKAFHKTNGGLSDARNVGIDNATGDYIGFVDSDDSISESMFEEMLCLAEKHEAEMVICNIQKVDEKGDILQKLTQIPNMPEKIDLETHFSVFSDISYFACNKLFKKELFATKRFKKGISFEDIQLIPQLLLECKTIAQTQNFHYQYLEREDSISKTHNEKGLDILQAVEDVELAFEESVYSHKRKELKNFQILEGIYTFLAYLAYVKDETLFYEMSAKLDVFRKKKNVKIKDILTYSRFDKNYILSLSVRKKIYYLLFFVGQKKLIRKLI
- the topA gene encoding type I DNA topoisomerase codes for the protein MSKNLVIVESPAKAKTIQKYLGKDFEVKSSFGHIRDLPKKGMGIDLGTFTPDYEVSADKKKLVTELKAAVKKAEMVWLASDEDREGEAIAWHLAEELKLKPENRKRIVFHEITKNAILKSIENPRDIDQNLVNAQQARRVLDRIVGFEMSPVLWKKVKPGLSAGRVQSVAVRLIVEREKEIREFTPKASFKLDGIFLNKTEQEIAAKLKKDFEKEEEAEKFLELAKTAEFKVLNVETKPGTRSASAPFTTSTLQQEASSRLGYNVTNTMRLAQRLYEEGYITYMRTDSVNLSQEAIEGAKKQITSEYGAEYSSPRNYTTKSASAQEAHEAIRPTDFAVTSIGDAQLNRLYQLIYRRTLASQMANAKIEKTIIEIGNAKLSQHFEAQGEVIIFDGFLKAYGIVKTEDDDEENNDKLLPKVTVGEVLSYKKITATEKFTRPSARYTEAGLVRKLEELGIGRPSTYAPTIQTIQNREYVDKREIDPQTREVVKMSLVKDKIKKEVLDEKFGGDKNKFVPTDTGEVVSDFLTDNFKEILDYGFTARVEESFDEIANGDQKWKEMMTGFYSKFHPRIEEVEEHAERATGDRLLGVDPKTGKNVHARIGRFGAMIQIGETDDEEKPVFASLMAGQNIATITFEEALELFKLPFDLNEVDGQSVSVGVGRFGPYVKWGETYISIPKGEDPLSVDQKRAEEIINEKKIADAPIATYKGEPVTKGTGRFGPFIKYQSIFVNVPKRYDFENLSQSDINELIDAKLEKEANRYIQQWEKEKISIENGRWGPFIKFGKAMFKIPKKADDTKYEADELKELSLDEVKKWITDQDPKAFAEKKKPAAKKATTKKEATAKKAVAKKK
- a CDS encoding glycosyltransferase family 4 protein, translating into MQSFELFLVGKGISIFYIKIGLGFLFSFLITLFSVPTIIKISRRKNLMDEPGVRSSHLRKIPNLGGAAIFYSIGVCASIFAYELFELYKFLFASLVILLYVGIMDDIVVMRAYKKLIAQIVVSSLVVIGSDIRIRSLFGICGVYEINYYVSVVFSILTFIVLINAFNLIDGIDGLAGGYSLICSALFGISYYRLGEYNYPLVVFSAVIVGSVLAFLYYNLSNYRASKIFMGDTGSMLLGFLLAFTSVCFIDIFIDKSDPLVPRYHLPAAPAIAVAILILPIVDTLNVMIIRLVHGKSLFKADKNHIHHKLIQLGLTHRRSTFYIISYYLLIIVIANFLRHINVNLLLVIVLSLGFIGAYLPNLIFYLRNNKKK
- a CDS encoding formimidoylglutamase; protein product: MDFEDFIISPRNFKTESWQIGNRITKEIKEDSIVILFVSDYRGANGDAEVQDFTGIRKEFYKLSQLDFEIPVVDLGDLVSGKSVQDSHYILQEVLSACHYKRAIPVIVGGSNDFAFSLFSALNFHTKSINYTQISNIISLKQGEMINEHTFLSKMFGAKNFSIKNYHHLGYQKHLNEVDSVRLIKEVEFDIIRLAEMMNSTEKTEPFFRKADLVTVNCDAIESFSEPFSMNPQVNGLNRREICAYMKEIGLSENLKSVGIFNYNIYSENQLNHQLLAQMIWYLIEGINIQKSHPKERHYEVFYVLVDDRQYAFKRDTFSNLWYFGEDENIENCIPCSRKDFDEAKKGWLNTRLTKM